One part of the Populus alba chromosome 18, ASM523922v2, whole genome shotgun sequence genome encodes these proteins:
- the LOC118051206 gene encoding uncharacterized protein isoform X1 produces the protein MQDIGEFGDIMKFKKGSRVEVLRKTHLSSCAWRCGEIISGNGQTYWVRYDGLWGLNNEDDVESVSREVIRPCPPPVDVSDGWAVGDLVEVFDNLCWKTAAVMKVMRGNCYLVRLIGSSTELRVDKVNIRLRQLWQDGGWVEIGKGSGSFENEKLNKPSVFSCYQKKRSLMGQASKKRKVQARETCLAIEHNFGFQESCAMSARTSKRASPFWATHFESCNEKVDKMRAIEKQSEGRQVISGYPSSFLTKVDAVAYPRECLGEIYMHASSNNQAVGSCEMERRTPNNFVNSLCGRSSESNDSDSDACSVGSCSVNSDSPNRLFNCVVAGKSPDADTLSSDAESFYGHGDKEENCSLPLGEDVTVRIHSLELHAYRCTLGVFYASGPLSWEQEALLTNLRISLNISNDEHLMELRNLVSAGTSIHIC, from the exons ATGCAAG ACATCGGCGAATTTGGGGATATCATGAAGTTCAAGAAAGGAAGTAGAGTTGAGGTTTTAAGAAAAACACACTTGTCGTCATGTGCATGGCGGTGTGGTGAGATTATCTCGGGGAATGGACAAACGTATTGGGTTAGGTATGATGGTTTGTGGGGTTTGAATAATGAGGATGATGTGGAGAGTGTGTCAAGAGAGGTAATCAGGCCCTGCCCTCCACCTGTGGATGTTTCAGATGGTTGGGCTGTTGGTGATTTGGTGGAGGTCTTCGATAATCTTTGTTGGAAAACCGCAGCTGTTATGAAGGTCATGAGGGGAAATTGTTACTTGGTTAGGCTAATCGGGTCTTCAACGGAACTTCGAGTTGACAAAGTTAACATTAGGTTGCGCCAATTATGGCAAGATGGTGGATGGGTTGAAATTGGAAAG GGTTCTGGCAGTTTTGAAAATGAGAAGTTGAATAAACCATCAGTTTTCAGTTGTTATCAGAAGAAGAGGTCTCTAATGGGGCAAGCCAGTAAGAAGAGGAAAGTGCAAGCAAGAGAAACTTGTTTAGCTATTGAGCACAACTTTGGTTTCCAGGAGTCTTGTGCTATGTCAGCTAGAACATCCAAGAGGGCATCCCCATTTTGGGCAACTCACTTTGAATCATGTAATGAAAAAGTTGACAAAATGAGAGCGATTGAGAAACAGAGTGAGGGCCGGCAAGTGATATCAGGGTACCCATCCTCATTCCTGACAAAGGTAGATGCTGTTGCTTACCCACGAGAGTGTCTGGGTGAAATATACATGCATGCTTCCTCTAACAATCAAGCAGTTGGATCTTGTGAAATGGAGAGGCGAACACCAAATAATTTTGTCAATTCTTTATGTGGAAGAAGCTCAGAATCTAATGATTCTGATAGTGATGCATGCTCCGTTGGTAGTTGTAGTGTTAATAGTGATAGTCCAAACAGACTGTTTAATTGTGTTGTAGCTGGGAAGAGTCCTGATGCAGATACCCTTAGTAGTGATGCTGAATCTTTTTATGGCCATGGAGACAAGGAAGAAAATTGTTCCCTCCCCTTAGGAGAGGATGTTACAGTAAGAATCCATAGTTTAGAGTTGCATGCTTATCGTTGCACTCTAGGCGTGTTTTATGCTTCCGGGCCCTTAAGTTGGGAACAAGAAGCATTGTTGACAAATCTCCGCATCTCACTTAACATTTCAAATGATGAACATCTGATGGAGCTAAGGAACTTAGTTTCTGCTGGAACAAGCATTCATATTTGTTAA
- the LOC118051206 gene encoding uncharacterized protein isoform X4 codes for MQDIGEFGDIMKFKKGSRVEVLRKTHLSSCAWRCGEIISGNGQTYWVRYDGLWGLNNEDDVESVSREVIRPCPPPVDVSDGWAVGDLVEVFDNLCWKTAAVMKVMRGNCYLVRLIGSSTELRVDKVNIRLRQLWQDGGWVEIGKGSGSFENEKLNKPSVFSCYQKKRSLMGQASKKRKVQARETCLAIEHNFGFQESCAMSARTSKRASPFWATHFESCNEKVDKMRAIEKQSEGRQVISGYPSSFLTKGHSWRHVNFASKGLKMMLGTCGSPSFFWLNELGAMCAGIMCRVLDELKAELCYGCHEEVILTPRLNHAQDLSGPSFLVYVL; via the exons ATGCAAG ACATCGGCGAATTTGGGGATATCATGAAGTTCAAGAAAGGAAGTAGAGTTGAGGTTTTAAGAAAAACACACTTGTCGTCATGTGCATGGCGGTGTGGTGAGATTATCTCGGGGAATGGACAAACGTATTGGGTTAGGTATGATGGTTTGTGGGGTTTGAATAATGAGGATGATGTGGAGAGTGTGTCAAGAGAGGTAATCAGGCCCTGCCCTCCACCTGTGGATGTTTCAGATGGTTGGGCTGTTGGTGATTTGGTGGAGGTCTTCGATAATCTTTGTTGGAAAACCGCAGCTGTTATGAAGGTCATGAGGGGAAATTGTTACTTGGTTAGGCTAATCGGGTCTTCAACGGAACTTCGAGTTGACAAAGTTAACATTAGGTTGCGCCAATTATGGCAAGATGGTGGATGGGTTGAAATTGGAAAG GGTTCTGGCAGTTTTGAAAATGAGAAGTTGAATAAACCATCAGTTTTCAGTTGTTATCAGAAGAAGAGGTCTCTAATGGGGCAAGCCAGTAAGAAGAGGAAAGTGCAAGCAAGAGAAACTTGTTTAGCTATTGAGCACAACTTTGGTTTCCAGGAGTCTTGTGCTATGTCAGCTAGAACATCCAAGAGGGCATCCCCATTTTGGGCAACTCACTTTGAATCATGTAATGAAAAAGTTGACAAAATGAGAGCGATTGAGAAACAGAGTGAGGGCCGGCAAGTGATATCAGGGTACCCATCCTCATTCCTGACAAAG GGCCACAGTTGGAGGCATGTGAATTTTGCTTCCAAAGGTCTAAAGATGATGCTGGGGACCTGTGGttcaccatcatttttctggctCAACGAGTTGGGGGCAAT GTGTGCTGGGATCATGTGCAGAGTACTGGATGAATTAAAAGCAGAACTCTGCTATGGCTGCCATGAGGAGGTCATCTTAACTCCAAGATTGAATCATGCACAAGATTTATCTGGCCCTTCTTTTTTGG TTTATGTTTTATAA
- the LOC118051206 gene encoding uncharacterized protein isoform X2 produces the protein MQDIGEFGDIMKFKKGSRVEVLRKTHLSSCAWRCGEIISGNGQTYWVRYDGLWGLNNEDDVESVSREVIRPCPPPVDVSDGWAVGDLVEVFDNLCWKTAAVMKVMRGNCYLVRLIGSSTELRVDKVNIRLRQLWQDGGWVEIGKGSGSFENEKLNKPSVFSCYQKKRSLMGQASKKRKVQARETCLAIEHNFGFQESCAMSARTSKRASPFWATHFESCNEKVDKMRAIEKQSEGRQVISGYPSSFLTKGHSWRHVNFASKGLKMMLGTCGSPSFFWLNELGAMCAGIMCRVLDELKAELCYGCHEEVILTPRLNHAQDLSGPSFLGTNACSLTDYNVVNC, from the exons ATGCAAG ACATCGGCGAATTTGGGGATATCATGAAGTTCAAGAAAGGAAGTAGAGTTGAGGTTTTAAGAAAAACACACTTGTCGTCATGTGCATGGCGGTGTGGTGAGATTATCTCGGGGAATGGACAAACGTATTGGGTTAGGTATGATGGTTTGTGGGGTTTGAATAATGAGGATGATGTGGAGAGTGTGTCAAGAGAGGTAATCAGGCCCTGCCCTCCACCTGTGGATGTTTCAGATGGTTGGGCTGTTGGTGATTTGGTGGAGGTCTTCGATAATCTTTGTTGGAAAACCGCAGCTGTTATGAAGGTCATGAGGGGAAATTGTTACTTGGTTAGGCTAATCGGGTCTTCAACGGAACTTCGAGTTGACAAAGTTAACATTAGGTTGCGCCAATTATGGCAAGATGGTGGATGGGTTGAAATTGGAAAG GGTTCTGGCAGTTTTGAAAATGAGAAGTTGAATAAACCATCAGTTTTCAGTTGTTATCAGAAGAAGAGGTCTCTAATGGGGCAAGCCAGTAAGAAGAGGAAAGTGCAAGCAAGAGAAACTTGTTTAGCTATTGAGCACAACTTTGGTTTCCAGGAGTCTTGTGCTATGTCAGCTAGAACATCCAAGAGGGCATCCCCATTTTGGGCAACTCACTTTGAATCATGTAATGAAAAAGTTGACAAAATGAGAGCGATTGAGAAACAGAGTGAGGGCCGGCAAGTGATATCAGGGTACCCATCCTCATTCCTGACAAAG GGCCACAGTTGGAGGCATGTGAATTTTGCTTCCAAAGGTCTAAAGATGATGCTGGGGACCTGTGGttcaccatcatttttctggctCAACGAGTTGGGGGCAAT GTGTGCTGGGATCATGTGCAGAGTACTGGATGAATTAAAAGCAGAACTCTGCTATGGCTGCCATGAGGAGGTCATCTTAACTCCAAGATTGAATCATGCACAAGATTTATCTGGCCCTTCTTTTTTGGGTACAAATGCATGTTCTCTTACTGATTACAATGTCGTTAACTGCTAA
- the LOC118051206 gene encoding uncharacterized protein isoform X3 has protein sequence MQDIGEFGDIMKFKKGSRVEVLRKTHLSSCAWRCGEIISGNGQTYWVRYDGLWGLNNEDDVESVSREVIRPCPPPVDVSDGWAVGDLVEVFDNLCWKTAAVMKVMRGNCYLVRLIGSSTELRVDKVNIRLRQLWQDGGWVEIGKGSGSFENEKLNKPSVFSCYQKKRSLMGQASKKRKVQARETCLAIEHNFGFQESCAMSARTSKRASPFWATHFESCNEKVDKMRAIEKQSEGRQVISGYPSSFLTKGHSWRHVNFASKGLKMMLGTCGSPSFFWLNECAGIMCRVLDELKAELCYGCHEEVILTPRLNHAQDLSGPSFLGTNACSLTDYNVVNC, from the exons ATGCAAG ACATCGGCGAATTTGGGGATATCATGAAGTTCAAGAAAGGAAGTAGAGTTGAGGTTTTAAGAAAAACACACTTGTCGTCATGTGCATGGCGGTGTGGTGAGATTATCTCGGGGAATGGACAAACGTATTGGGTTAGGTATGATGGTTTGTGGGGTTTGAATAATGAGGATGATGTGGAGAGTGTGTCAAGAGAGGTAATCAGGCCCTGCCCTCCACCTGTGGATGTTTCAGATGGTTGGGCTGTTGGTGATTTGGTGGAGGTCTTCGATAATCTTTGTTGGAAAACCGCAGCTGTTATGAAGGTCATGAGGGGAAATTGTTACTTGGTTAGGCTAATCGGGTCTTCAACGGAACTTCGAGTTGACAAAGTTAACATTAGGTTGCGCCAATTATGGCAAGATGGTGGATGGGTTGAAATTGGAAAG GGTTCTGGCAGTTTTGAAAATGAGAAGTTGAATAAACCATCAGTTTTCAGTTGTTATCAGAAGAAGAGGTCTCTAATGGGGCAAGCCAGTAAGAAGAGGAAAGTGCAAGCAAGAGAAACTTGTTTAGCTATTGAGCACAACTTTGGTTTCCAGGAGTCTTGTGCTATGTCAGCTAGAACATCCAAGAGGGCATCCCCATTTTGGGCAACTCACTTTGAATCATGTAATGAAAAAGTTGACAAAATGAGAGCGATTGAGAAACAGAGTGAGGGCCGGCAAGTGATATCAGGGTACCCATCCTCATTCCTGACAAAG GGCCACAGTTGGAGGCATGTGAATTTTGCTTCCAAAGGTCTAAAGATGATGCTGGGGACCTGTGGttcaccatcatttttctggctCAACGA GTGTGCTGGGATCATGTGCAGAGTACTGGATGAATTAAAAGCAGAACTCTGCTATGGCTGCCATGAGGAGGTCATCTTAACTCCAAGATTGAATCATGCACAAGATTTATCTGGCCCTTCTTTTTTGGGTACAAATGCATGTTCTCTTACTGATTACAATGTCGTTAACTGCTAA